From one Brachypodium distachyon strain Bd21 chromosome 4, Brachypodium_distachyon_v3.0, whole genome shotgun sequence genomic stretch:
- the LOC100830860 gene encoding uncharacterized protein LOC100830860: protein MPCLAHDYHPSRLPAATANHCKSLSSLVREAYAHCHVPCVRIPGAAGWSSGEDTDDDDDDALDTKQVVLNEMRNREMKRRSSRSSVEYYSPTTLSSAFIWSFTPLDARSVLLEKLSSPEKNCIVVEEEGEKKKEEEEEGEMDQADDDGVESEAYFSVKSFFTRSTSRAATVASSAADVDHPSPAAWEGLRNCDGWPFGLCRRPAVPPLPNTPADSWKWRNRSSSATASPRGRPDRSPAPACGYKVATTG from the exons ATGCCTTGCTTGGCGCACGACTACCACCCCAGCAGGCTCCCAGCAGCCACTGCTAATCACTGCAAGTCCCTCTCGTCCCTCGTCAGGGAGGCCTACGCGCACTGCCATGTCCCCTGCGTCCGGatccccggcgccgccgggtggagctccggcgaggacaccgacgacgacgacgacgacgcgctTGACACGAAGCAG GTGGTACTGAACGAGATGAGGAACCGGGAGATGAAGCGGCGCTCATCAAGGTCCAGCGTGGAGTATTACTCCCCGACGACTCTCTCCAGCGCCTTCATCTGGTCCTTCACTCCGCTCGATGCAAGAAGCGTCCTCCTCGAGAAGCTCTCGAGCCCCGAGAAGAACTGCAtcgtggtggaggaggaaggggagaagaagaaggaggaggaggaggagggagagatggaTCAGGCGGACGACGATGGCGTCGAGAGCGAGGCGTACTTCTCGGTGAAGAGCTTCTTCACGCGCAGCACGAGCAGGGCGGCGACCgtggcgtcgtcggcggcggacgTGGACCacccgtcgccggcggcgtgggaggGGCTGCGGAACTGCGATGGGTGGCCGTTCGggctctgccgccgccccgccgtgccgccgctgcccaaCACGCCGGCCGACTCGTGGAAATGGCGCAACCGGAGCAGCAGCGCAACAGCCTCGCCGCGCGGCCGGCCTGACCGGAGCCCGGCTCCTGCCTGCGGTTACAAGGTCGCTACCACTGGTTAA